The nucleotide sequence CTCAGCCGGAGGCGGAAAAATCCTCCACCAGAGCCTCGAAGCTGTCCAACAGATAGACCGTGAGGACGCCTGAAACCACAGGCTCCGCCTCGCCCTCCCGTCGCACTGCGCAGTCGAACGCCATCATGCGCCGGCTCGCCCGCACCGGCTTCGCCGTGACTTCGAGCCTGAGGTCGGGATCGAAGCGGTCTGCTGCGAAGGCAAGACGGCGCGATCCGAGGAAAAAGCCGGGCCGCGGCGGCCGGCCGGCGCGCCGGTCGAGAAGGCCTCCGTGGGCCGCTACGGCCTGGGCCATGTATTCGAGGCCGACCCAGGTCGGGACGGCGCCGTCGTCGCCGCGGTAGAGCGTCGAAGCTCGCGGATCCACCGTGCATACCGTTGCCTCGTCGTCGTGTGCGACGACGCGTTCCAGCAGCACCGCGGAGCCTCGGTGCGGGAGCAATTCGGTGATCGGCGGGAACGGAGGCATGGACGATGCGTCATGCATCGCCGCGCTCCCGGTCTCCCCAGTAGTCGAAGAAGTTGAACCACTGGTACGGGGTGCGCAGGCACGTCTTCTCGATCTCGCGGACGTATTCGCGAAGCAGCGCGTCGGCGCGGCGGCGCCGCGGCAGCGAAGGCTCCAGATCGAGGCCGAGCACTTTTGCAGACGATTCATACGTCCGGTCGTCCAGCCGGATGCACTGGGTGTGGACGACCGGGCAGCCGATCACCGTTGCCAGCGTGAACGGTGCCAGCGAGAACGGCGTCTGCCGCCCGAGAAACTCGACGGAGACCGGCTTCTCGCGGGTGCCGGGCACGATGCGGTCGGCGAGAATGCCGACGAACTCGCCGCGCGCGATGCAGTCGCGCACGAGGAACGTCGTCTTCAGCGAATTCGGCTCGATCTCGAGCACGTGGATGCGGCTGTCCGGATCGAGCTGCTCGAAAAACGCGTTGATGCGCGGCGCATGCTGCGTGAACATCAGGACGTTGACCGTCATCCGGTACTTCTGCGCGAGAAGTCGCATCAGGTCGTAGCTGCCCTGGTGGGCACCGACGAGGAAGGCGCCGCGCCCGCTGGCTGCCAACTCGAACATCACTTCGCTGCCGCTGTGGCGGAACTCGATCTGGCCGAGGTTGCCCGACCACACGACGATGCGATCGAAGATGTTGATCGAGAATTCGTGGACGTGGCGCAGCACCGAGCGGAGAGTTGGTGGAGGCCCCAGCGCCCTGCGGCCTTCGGGAGTCGCCCAGAGCGTTGCCAGGTAGGTGCGCGAAGCCCGGCGTGCGCCGCCGGCGGCAATCACGAAGTACAACGCGGCGACCTGCAGCACGACGAGGCAGAAGCGCCGCCCGAGGCGGCGGTGCATCGTCTCGAGCAGACGGAGGGCCGCCAGCGAGCCCCGCTCGGGAATGCTGCCCCACCACGGCGCGGACGATGCGCCCCCGGCCGAGGATGCGCTCGCGGAGGATGCTGTTGCGGAGGATGCGCCCGGCGGCTCCGCCTCGGTGGCGGCGCCGCCGGGCGCGTCACTGTGGCCCTGCGCCGCCTGGACGTGCCGCGCGTGGCGCTGTTGCGGATTTTTTTGGGCCGTCACCGGCCTGCGCAGCCCGGCGTCGCGGCCAGTTGCTCGCGTGCCGCGGCATCGGCGGCCTCCAGCTCCCGCGCCCGGCGCCGCGCCAGGAGGATCCACGGCGCCGCCAGCGGCAGCTCGGCCAGCAGGCGTGCGTACGTGGCGGCCAGCTCGAGGTTGTCGCGGACCATGTCGAAGTGGGACACGCCGTCCTCGGGATAGGAGACGTGTGTCGGAATGTTGAGAATCGGCAGTCCCGCGCGATACAGGCGCACGGCGAACTCCGGATCGTGGGTCATGCGGTCGCCGGTATGCGAAGTCCTCTCGACTTCGAGCGCGGCGACAAGAGGCATGCCGCGATAGCCGCACAGTGGATCTGCGACCGCCATCGATCCGCAGGCGAGCCAGACGAGGCCGCGCGAGAGCTGGCGACCCCAGACGCGGACCGACGGAGCATCGTCGCCGAACTCCGGCTCCCCGAAGACGACGGCAGACGGGTTGTCGCGCATCGCCTGCACGAACAGCGGAATGTCGTCGGTGTCGTGCTGCCCGTCGGCATCGATCTCGACGGCATGCGTGAATCCGCGCGACACGGCGTGATGATAGCCGCTGCGCTTGGCGGCGCCCTGCCCGCCGTTGGTTTCGCGCCAGACGATGTCCACCCACGCATGCTGCTGCGCCAACGCGCGAAGAATACGCCGGGCGTGCTCGCTGCTGCCGTCGTCGACGAGCACGCACGGCAGGCCGTGGGGCTCGAGCCTTCGCAGAAGGCTGCCGATGGCGTCCGAGTGCTCGTAGTGCGGGATCAGCAGGCAGATGCGTACGGCGGGCGTTGTCACGACGGTTCCCCTGCGTCGTCGGCGATCACGACCCGGCCGCTGGCGAACACGCGTTCGGCGTGGCGCAGCACGAACTGCGCACGGGAGCCTTCGACGGAAAGCTCGAGCGTGAAGACCTGTGCCGGTCTCAGCACGTTCCTGAACTTGAT is from Candidatus Binatia bacterium and encodes:
- a CDS encoding 3-hydroxylacyl-ACP dehydratase → MLLERVVAHDDEATVCTVDPRASTLYRGDDGAVPTWVGLEYMAQAVAAHGGLLDRRAGRPPRPGFFLGSRRLAFAADRFDPDLRLEVTAKPVRASRRMMAFDCAVRREGEAEPVVSGVLTVYLLDSFEALVEDFSASG
- a CDS encoding glycosyltransferase family 2 protein, which codes for MTTPAVRICLLIPHYEHSDAIGSLLRRLEPHGLPCVLVDDGSSEHARRILRALAQQHAWVDIVWRETNGGQGAAKRSGYHHAVSRGFTHAVEIDADGQHDTDDIPLFVQAMRDNPSAVVFGEPEFGDDAPSVRVWGRQLSRGLVWLACGSMAVADPLCGYRGMPLVAALEVERTSHTGDRMTHDPEFAVRLYRAGLPILNIPTHVSYPEDGVSHFDMVRDNLELAATYARLLAELPLAAPWILLARRRARELEAADAAAREQLAATPGCAGR